Genomic DNA from Solanum pennellii chromosome 3, SPENNV200:
GAGCACCAACTTTTCGAATCATAGCCAACTTTCATAAATTGGCTCACCCTCTAGACGCTTAAAGCTCTTAATGATATCCTGAAGATCCATCATCTTCGAAGGAGGGAAAAATCACACATTAAATATGGTGAAGAACTCCTCCCACGAAGTGATTGATTCATGTGGCAATTCAGCAAAAGAGAACGGGAACAACTTTAATTGCACTGACTCTTGCAATATATTCTTGAAGGAGAATGGTCTGCAAACATCCATAAAGTTTTTAATATGCTCATGAGGATCCTCATAAGCCAAACCACTTAACAACCCCTTCAAATTGCAAGAGTTGCAACATAGTACTTGTGATGTGGAATATAATGTTCCCTTAGACCAGATACAAGCGAATGACACCAATACCACCCATAAGATGGGGGTCGTTAGCATTAGTCTTGTTAACATTGTTATGGCTCCCGATGTAATCTTGATGGCCTACTTATATGTCATTGTTGTCGTTCATACTCATACTTCTTGTTTGAACTCACAAAGGAGCAaagtaaaactaaaaattagGCAAGTTCAATCCATAGCaataagaaaaaagttcaacttaacTCAAAATTCTCAAACAACACCACTCCCGGGAAGCAGCGCCATTTTAATTTCATGATACCTCATCCAATAATAAGTGTCAATGATCGTTAGTTAGTATATGACCCAACCAATGGGGTCGGGATTGTTACCACAGGAAATGGTTCGTGCTTGAGATTCAAGATCCAAGTAGAAACATGTTCAAGTCAATTATAGGTAAAGACATTTATGAATAAAagcatatttcaaatttaaggtGACACAAGTGTCAAATATGGGGGGTTTGATTTGTAATTATCAACTATTATAACAATTAATCACTAAAATAAACAAGTATAGAGACGGGAATCTTGGGATGTGATTGGATTATGGGCTAAGGTCTATAACTAGGTAATTGCAAATAATAGTAAATTGTTGTAAATCGGTAACGAAGATAGACTGTAGTGGGAATAAATTTTATCTCTAACAATTTACCTTAAATAAAATTGGTTTCTCTCGAACACCAATAAGGATCAACTAAAAAGAACCTTCACTTCAGTCCATTCACTCTGTCGAGCTAAATATGTGAAAAAGGGTTTATGACTCACTCTCTAATGGTGAGCCCATGACTACCCAATACCCACAGACCATCAATTCGGTAATCTTGGTTTTAAAACCTCTATCTCGAGCAAGCCAGAAACACGAAGGTAGAgttgcatttgcaactacaacccTTCATATTAACCACAAATACTAAATGAAATCACTTTAGAACAACATTTAGACTATCAAATAGAAATGCCCAGCAGCTGAATCAACCCATACTCACATAATCAGACCCCAaaaattggggttttagctagacatagtTAAAGAAACAAGATATCAATACCAAATTGCAATTTAATGAACCGGGTATGATGAATATTCTTTTTGCAGATgtcaaaattgaagaatttcAGTTACCCACTCTCAATTTCTTGAAGATGGAAGAACTTAAATTCTCAAAGCTAAAGAAAACTTAGTCTCTATTCTCTGAGCTCTGTAATGATTGTTCTCAAATGAAAACTAGATAGTAAATCTCTCTTGTAAAAAtccatttaaaaatatatttatatctgTCAAAGTATGCTACGAAGGACCATGCAGCATAATAAATTGGGATCGCCAATCCACTCAGCGCTTCTATCTTTGGTCAATTCTATGGCCTTTTTTGGTTTTGTCCTTCAACATCTTCAGGTTCTGTAACTTTGGGTGATATAATACTGCATTGAGAAATCGTTCGGCGACTCACTGACTGCCCCTTTCTATCACTGACTTGATTTTCTCCCTCAAGGCTTGGCACACTGGAACATTAGGCGAGACCATGACCATTCGTCGACTCTCCCAATGGTTTAGGCCATCCTTAGGCcttcttttcttcattctttcagTTGCCTTGTTCTTTTTTGCTCACTAGTGTCCATGCTTTTTTTCTCAATCCATATACCTGAAAATCAAGGATTTACATCAGTTATTGgcacaaaatatgcatttgaagACACTAATTCTAATATAATAAATCTTTAAATGATTCCAAATTGTGGACTCATCAACTTGTAAAGGGGTTGAGGTAATGGTATGATCATTTAGGTTTAGTGACTACTAACTTCATGAAGCATGGAATGCATTTTCTTCTtatctctttttctctttttttgtatGAAGGAgttccatttttttatttacctcCTTTTTCACCACACCCCCTACATAGGTTTTTGGTCTAAGTTGGCTATATATAACAACCAATGCTCCATGTAGATTTTAAGTGAGGAATGGGAAAGGCATTTAAGTTCAAGGTTTATCTAGaagaaagggaaggctcaaatGAGTCAATCTAGGTTCACACTCTCACACTGTGGCCACATAGAGGTATAATGTAAAAAACTGGCTCACTCTTCACAAAACTTCCTCAGATCATTTCTATTATTCACTCATAATATTCAATTAGACCAACGAGGAAAGTTCTAGGTCTTATCAAACAATCTTTTCAAAGCAACCTCACCACACACAAAATTCAACACACTCATCAAACAAGACTTAGCCATTCTCGCTAGCGTACAATACTCATCACAAGAGATCCATCAAACAATTAACATAGTCACAGTGAGATGCTACAAGTTCATATATGACATACGCAACTCAACTCACCTCATTAGATTTGGACACACATGTCCTTCAAATAAGAGCACCATTCAAGTCATCGTTGTTTACCAAAATTGACACTGAAAATTGCAAGAGAACAACCATATTCACAcagcaatatttttttaaaaaaaaatgttcaaaaaccATTTCCAATTTAAAATAATGGACCAATATGGATCAGAAACAAAAATATAGATATAAACCTAAAGTGAAATCCAACATTCACAAAACCCaaaaaacaatatttaacaaaacaaaaaaatcaacccAAAAGAGCTGGGTACGGAAATACTTCACCCCGCCAACAAAAATAGCAGTTAtctcaaatgaaaataataaaaaaagtcttaaaatcacataaaaaagGGAGGCAAAGAGTCATCCTACCAGACTAGGATTGTGTTAAAGTCTGCATGTCGGCAACTCCCTCTGTCTCGGCATCAGTGCCTGGCATATTAGCATCCTTGACTCCACTAGAGCCTATCATAGAAATGTCTCTCAAAGAGGCTTGCGCAGTTGTATCTACCAAGTCATAAAATACAGCCTCATCTCTAACCCCGAGTTGCTTCTCATATGTCTCTACCTCAGACTCAACATCTCCCTCATTAACTCTAGCATCATCTCCAACAGTAGTAGCCGCAGAAACCTCATAATAAAATGGAATATCAGTGTTCCACATCTTAGGAATCTCCATAGTCCTAAATAACATAGATAAATCAGTGGACTTCAGCTCGTCCACATCTTTGCTTAGTCCAATAACATTGGCCTTCAAGGCCGTCATAGGAACATTAGACCCTTGGATATTCTCACACTCTTCAACCCTCACCATAAGGGCATCCATTGTCAGTTTGTGGCTCTCAATCATCAATTTGTGATCCCTCAACTCGGCTTTAATAGGATCTAAGGAGGAAGTAATAACAAACTCTATTAACCCAAGAACAACAACCTCTACCCAGGAGGCATGTACATCAAAAAGTTAGGCCAGACAACCTATTTTGTACAACATGGCCTAGGTGATAGGGAGTATTAAGGCAGCAGCAGTAGAACTAGTGGGAGGGGGTGCATCAGAAGTACTAGGGGTCTTAGAAACAGATGGTTCAATTGTACTTGAAGTCCCAGTGGACTAAGGAGGAATTATTGCCTCTGTTTGCAACATATCAACGCCAACCACCAGAGGTGTATCCACCGGTGCTACCCTCATCCTGTCAGCCACATCCTGCATGTACTCGGCCCCAATACACTAAATGTCTGTAGAAGAGATGGTGTCATCTTCACATCCAACTTCTCATCTCTCAAAACACGAGCCCGTTTACATAGCTTGGTGATCAATACCCAAAATGGGAGTGAGGTCTAATTCTATTTTGACCTCATAGACATCTCTTGCTTGATCAGCAACACCAGGTTCAGCCTCTGGCGATCTATGATTGAGCCTAGAAAGAGCGTCTTCGAGTGTTGGAGGACTGACTGGTTCTATAATGTCATAATGGTGCTACTGATGAATTTGAACCGGTATTTGGCAGCAACATTCAGGTCCTTCTTCTTTATTGGGGCACATGCCTCAATCCATTTCCGGATGACATTGGAGATGAGGGGTGCTAGCAAACCCTCATATCCTCCAATGTCTTCTTCTTGATCATGTTTGCATAGTTGTGCATGAAATATAGTAAACACCCCAGTAATGCATTTATATCAGAGCATCAACATTTCACTTTCTTACCTCGaacaaccacaaagtccatcaGCTTAAAGTCGCTTTCCTTCTTCTTTCCCTTCAGCACCAATTTTCCTTAACCCGAATAAAACTCTCGGACCCAAGCATGAACATATGGGCCTCAAGGTTTGGTAGGAATCTCAGACTTGTGGAACCTTAGAGTATTCCAAACCAATGGATGTGTGTCAACCACACTATTGGTAGACGACCTTTTATCTTCCAATATTATCCTCAATTCCTCCTCGGCCTTTAGTCTTTTAAGAGACTAGGGAGGAGGACACACAACTAGTGATATCGGGACCACTGTCTATGTTGGAGGAGGAAATGGAGTTGTGGAAGGAGAGACAGCGGGATCCTAGATGTATCATTAAAAGACTTAGAGCATAGCTCCGCTTACTGTGCTTGCAAAAGCTGGTCATCTTTTGGATCAGAGATGGAAGGAAAATAATTCATATCAGACTGGTTCTCACTACCGAAGGTATCAAGGTGTTGGCGTATACCCCCTTACTGTTGGAGCTCTCCTTCGTAGGTGTAAACTCAATGGGCGCCTTTTCCTTGAGTTTACCTAGCCATTTCTACAAAACAATGTGGGAAATGTTAGATTAAGTTAAGAAAAATCTCAGGGAAAAATAACTGCAGAAAGACTCGTCGATCGGTGAACCACTTTAGCGAGTTAGGTCAGGCTTGCCGAAAGATCCAGAACAAAAATGCTCAAAAATCATATCTGGTCGAGGATGTCCAAGGCCATTCGTTGAATTGTTGCCACCTTTCGGCAAACTGAAGTAGCACGCCAAAAGTTACAGTAACAATTCAGAAATTTAAGGCGCAGAAGGGCGATCAGGATGTACTTTTGGTGAATTGCCAAGTGAACTCGGCGAGCTAAAGCATTTCATTGAAAGTTACAGaatccaaactcaaaatttagGGAATAAAAAGGTGATCAAGGGGACGTTAGGCGAAGCACCGAACCATTTAGCGAACTTGAACCATTTCGCCAAGTAGCCGAATGTGCCAGATTTTTGCCCCTTACTTCAAAATCATGCCCACTACCCacgaaaacaaaattaaaaataaacattatgcAATTAAAGAAAGACCCGTAAGATTCATGCCAATGGGGTACTCAGACTTCCCCGGATTTAGCCAAAATGGTCCAATTGACGTCTTTTATCCTTAAGAATGACGTCAACCACTCCATCATTGAGAAAATTTTGACAATTAGCACAATTTAGGCTTACTCAGATTTCATCCCCCTAGACCCACAACATATTCAACACAACCCAacattttttatcaattatcaACACGAGAATTTACCATTTACACCAAGtaattacaatttcaattaaGAACGAGCAAACCAATTATCATATGGTAATACAAACAACACTTAAGCACGTATATGcatacaaaaaaatatgcatttgattTCAACCAGCTATTTAAAAACTGGGTTCGGAAATTCAACCTTGTATACCGAAAAGATTAAAAATCTAGGAAGCaaagaaatcatgaaaataCGCCTCGAGCAAAAGAGCCCAAGcaaaaagagaacaaaaatatgagaacataaaaaatatgatcGGTGGTGAAAGTGCAAAAGTTAAAAAGCATGAAAGTGAAGAGGTTTTGGAATTTTAAGTAGCTTAGCCTTTTAAAACTCTTCAGTTTGCACGCTAGTCGGTGAAGTAAGTCATGGTCGCCGACCCACTTAGCAATCCCCGAGTGAAACTTTTGCTCGCCAGGTTTTACATATTTCCAAGAAAACTAGGTAGTACCAATAGCGGTCAAGGTCGGACTTGCCGATATGCTCGGTGGCTCGCCGACTAGGACTTTGGCTCATCGAGTTTTATAGAACCACTAACAAAATTCGGTGGTTCCAATAGTGGTCCAAGATGGGCTTGCCAACCTATTAAGCGAGTCACCAACAGGACTTTAAGCTCGCCAATATCtccttttccccaatatttcCACTTTTCAACATGCACAATCAACACCCGttattcaaaatcaatattaaaaacatcTAAAACATGGCTTGCCTCCCAAGAAACGCATTATTTAATGTTGTGGCATGATGAAGATACCCATTCATGtttcatttttggggttggcCGAGGTGTCTCTTAGCAAACCTCTTTTTGGTATGGATTTAATTGAGTTGATATTTTACCCATTTCTTTCTCCAACTATTTAATGGAGATTAAGTGAGATTTCACCGTCTAGTTAAAAGTTGAGATGTCATCCTTCATCTCTTGCAACACTTTGTCTGACCCTTCCAATTTGTTGAGAATGTGTGATAACATATCTTCAATGCGGAAATTCTCCTGTCAACCTTTTGATCTTTGGGCTTTTGATGCTCATTGGGAGGTACATATATATCCTTGTCCCCACCTCTGTCCTTCTAACTTGCATTTCAATCACTTCATTCCCTTTCATGTTCTCTCCAACCATCATCACATTCTCTATTCAAAACTTAATTCCCGCCCAATATAGGTAGCTCAAACGGAAACCACCACCTTGAGTTACACGGAATCTCACTTCCTCATTGTAAAGGCCTCAAAATGTGAATCATCCGGGTTCCTCCCACTAACACCGAAAACATTCACCACATTATGCAACTTCccattatattttttgaaagagaTCCAATTGGGTCATCATTTTAGACATTGTTTTGGTCCCTCTCTTGGTATATTTCACTCTTTTCCGTCATCATACTAAATGTCAATGGAAACATTGAATTCTCTCTTGTATACCAGGCTGAATTGATTTTGTCCATGTTATCAAGCAACACGAAGCAATCTCAAACAGCTGCTGCATAATACCACCTTGGACAAGTTGATCAACCACTCCCTTGTTCACCAAGTCTAGACTCCGATATAAATGCTATAGAAAGGCGTTGTTTTGGAGTCCAAGAGTCAAGCATTAAAGTAGCAATTCTAAAACCAGATCCAAGTCTCATGGATTGGCTCATCATCCAAGCATTTGAAACCTTGGATATTGTTTCTCAAAGACATCATCCTCGATGGAGGAACGAACCTTGTATATAATGCTTCAGTCAATTAATCCCAAGTTATTTTTGAGTCCCTTGGGAGATTGGCTAACCATTTGGTAGCCTCTCCCACTAGTGAGAATGGGAACAACCTGACCGACTCTTGGGATGTATTCTTAAACGATAAAGGACCAAAAATGTCCACAAAGTCTCTAATGTGGTTGTGAGAGTCTTCATGCACCAAACCACCAAATAACCCCTTCATTTGGAAGAGTTGCAGCATTGTGCTCGTCACGTGGAACACTGCATTCTGCACAACCGGTGGTAGTCGGATGGCAGGTTTACCGCCCAAGTGTATATCATTCACAATGGCCTCGTTCACATCATTCAGATTTCCTATATCATCATTTTGGCCTAGTTGGCTGGCATTGCTACCGTTTATACTCATTTCCTACCTGTTCCAAGGccacaaacaacaacaacaaatagtaATAGGGTTCAActataaaacaacaaaaatcataaacaaacttCAAAAAGAGAATTCAATAATATCACTCCTCGGTAGCATCGCCACTTTTGATAGACGCTCAACTATACCTCATCCAATTCTAGGGGTAGGCGATCATAATATAGTATATTACCTAATGAAAGGTTGGGGTCGAACACATAGGGAATGGTATAGtacgaaattaaattaagaaataaatatacgATTCTAATTGATTATAGAAGTAGTCATTGtcgaaattaaataaaataagtcaaaGGTTCGACAACGAATGTCAAATGGGGAATTTTAAGATGTCAATTAGCAACTATAATAATCACTAAAACATAGGATTAGAAAAGTAGGAAGGATCGATTATAGGTAAATTTTGTTATATGGGTAATTGAAGTTTATTAATAAATCGTTGAATTTCTATGGGTAGGCTACACTATAGGTCCAATATCTTTCTCTGAAACAACTATTACGATTCAAGAGTGTTTTTGTTTAACCTCGACAAGCTTAACATTAAGAACAACCCAAAACATTAATTTATCTACTCTGTCGATCTAGATAGGTAGGAACGAGTTAAGATTCACTCTATTGAGCTGAACACACGAAAACCAAAACATTACAATCATCAACCGACAACCTTGGCTTTAGAacctctctcgagcaagcccaAAACACTAAGCTAagttgtatttgcaactacaattcaTAAATTGCTACACATCTATCGATCAAACCCACATTTAAACAACATTTAGATTACTAAACAACAATACTCATAAGCTAATTAGGCAAATAATCACAtgatcacaccccaagaactgGGATTTTAGACAAGcatcataaaaagatagaaatcCATACCAAAAACATTCTCCCTGGTATTGCAAtccaagtatttaaaatatccaaaattcTAAAATCAAAGTCCCACTTCAAATAAAACCCcttcaaaattattcttcaatGTAAAATAGTCAAAGAACTCTACAGCCAGAAGAAAACTAAAAATGgactttagaaaaataaaatcatgacCCTTTTGaactctttttaaaatttcaatttatggTTTCCCAAATTTAGGATGTAGGGACCATTAGAAGAGGTATGTCGGGTGTCGCCGAACTTCCAATCGCGCCATCTCATCACTGGTCTTCCTTGACTTTTTATCCTCAAGGCTCGGTAACTTTAGGCGATGTAGAATATGTCGTTGATTCAGTCAGCGATCCGTCGAAGGTACAAGTTCATCGCCAAGTTAGCTCTTTCCCAGGGCTGGTGTAGGCGAGCTGAAGTGCCACTTGGCGAGTCGCTGAGTGGTTTGGTAATTCTGAACTTTTGTTACCTTCAGTATTTTCATCTTTCTAGCTTCTTTTTGCCCGGTAGTGTCCTTGCCTTTCTCCTTTGCCTTCATTGCTGTAAATCAATACTTTAATATCAGCTTAGAGCAAAAATTAGACATTGGAggacaataaaatataaaaacaaatccTTAAAGAGTCAAAATCTCATACTCATCAAGTTCTCTCTACTAGACCATTATGTGCTTgtaacgaccctcaaaatgaacaagGATAAACAAGAGCTTCGTGTGACTTTATTTAGTTAATAACTTGCTAAATTAATGATAAAGAGTAACCAAGGGAAGTCTTTAGTGGTTTTTGAATAAAACATCAAGGaatgaccaagacgtttgaaaactagtcttgtgtgtgctagtatgtccttgtatgttgtatGTGTTTTGCTGTGTCATTTGGAGTCTAAAATGTTTGGTGGTGACCTTAGAATCTAGATCACCCTGTTGAGGGTAAAAATTAccgggtaagactccccaaagaccaccctaagggtccttgaggaggacccaaacgttggCCAAAAAGCTGTCTCGGCAGCCTTGATTGACACCATATCAACTCATCGAAACCCCATCAAAAGT
This window encodes:
- the LOC107013274 gene encoding uncharacterized protein LOC107013274, producing MDALMVRVEECENIQGSNVPMTALKANVIGLSKDVDELKSTDLSMLFRTMEIPKMWNTDIPFYYEVSAATTVGDDARVNEGDVESEVETYEKQLGVRDEAVFYDLVDTTAQASLRDISMIGSSGVKDANMPGTDAETEGVADMQTLTQS